A region of Bombyx mori chromosome 13, ASM3026992v2 DNA encodes the following proteins:
- the LOC732919 gene encoding mitochondrial single-stranded DNA-binding protein (The RefSeq protein has 1 substitution compared to this genomic sequence) — translation MLSSIRTPTLIRVFFGGQRLHTSVARLEGQKNEKTINQVTLLGRVGADPQKRGSEEHPVINFPLATHYSYKYESGDILQRTDWHRVSIFKPGLRDTVYKYLKKGQRIYVTGKLSYGEVKLDDGQVRTASTVMADDVIFFQSTPYESEQ, via the exons atgTTAAGCTCGATCAGG ACACCTACGTTGATTCGAGTATTTTTTGGCGGTCAGCGTCTACATACATCAGTAGCACGACTAGAAGGACAGAAAAACGAAAAAA CCATCAATCAAGTGACACTTTTGGGAAGAGTTGGTGCAGATCCTCAAAAACGTGGTTCTGAAGAACATCCTGTAATAAATTTTCCTCTTGCAACACATTACAGCTACAAATATGAATCTGGTGATATACTGCAAAGAACAGATTGGCATAGAGTGAGTATATTCAAACCTGGGTTACGAGACACtgtctataaatatttaaagaaaggTCAAAGAATTTATGTAACTGGAAAATTATCTTATGGAGAAGTAAAATTGGATGACGGGCAAGTGAGAACAGCCTCAACTGTTATTGCTGAtgatgttatattttttcaaagcACACCTTATGAATCTGAACAATAA
- the BmEts2 gene encoding ets DNA-binding protein pokkuri-like: protein MKVVSLQLPSGPSMERLPLPFSPTELLWRYPLPWAPPPPSPLGDTKAQLPAGLPPEPRLWTREDVSVFLKWCEREFDLPNFDMDLFQMNGKALCLLTKTDLGERCPGAGDVLHNVLQMLVRDAALLGRVPSSPVTPTARAAPYPPSPHSHPPTPTWTVDGFHHFHSAAAAAAAQPNSVTLSPAPSVDSSGSPQRGDTVTYAPAYAPSVPPTTQAASSGSNHSDSDEEGQYAPPPRSPKEAPITSPAPQNHPTQQHPHYRAQHREFFPNDMPESNTNGRLLWDFLQQLLNDPTQRYTNYIAWKNRDTGVFKIVDPAGLAKLWGIQKNHLSMNYDKMSRALRYYYRVNILRKVQGERHCYQFLRNPTELKNIKNISLLRQQMSPTRVVPQTLVKTEMKEERCDEETVDEEMPTDLSMSASEPWRKRARSDTATAPPSSTQHDKHRISTLIGDNMIMKREVDYSAEHYALNLKSEKCEQ, encoded by the exons ATGAAAGTTGTAAGCTTACAACTGCCGTCTGGGCCCAGTATGGAGCGGCTACCGCTACCATTCAGTCCAACAGAACTATTATGGCGTTACCCACTACCCTGGGCGCCACCGCCTCCTTCACCGCTTGGTGACACCAAGGCGCAACTGCCAGCCGGTCTTCCGCCAGAACCAAGACTATGGACCAGAGAGGATGTTTCTGTATTTCTGAAATGGTGTGAAAGAGAATTCGATCTACCTAATTTTGATATGGACCTCTTTCAAATGAACG GTAAAGCATTATGCTTGCTTACTAAAACAGATTTGGGTGAAAGGTGTCCTGGAGCAGGCGATGTCTTACATAATGTTCTTCAAATGCTTGTACGCGACGCAGCGCTGTTAGGTAGAGTTCCTTCCTCACCTGTTACTCCCACCGCTCGTGCGGCACCGTATCCGCCCTCTCCCCACTCTCATCCACCGACACCAACTTGGACTGTTGATGGTTTCCACCATTTCCACAGCGCtgcagcagcagcagcagctCAACCTAATTCAGTGACTCTCAGTCCTGCTCCATCAGTTGATAGTTCTGGAAGTCCTCAAAGAGGAGACACTGTAACTTATGCGCCAGCGTATGCACCGTCCGTGCCCCCCACTACTCAAGCTGCCAGTTCCGGAAGTAATCATTCAGATTCCGATGAAGAGGGTCAATACGCTCCACCTCCACGTTCTCCTAAAGAAGCTCCAATAACGAGTCCAGCCCCGCAAAATCATCCAACACAACAACATCCTCATTACCGCGCTCAACATAGGGAATTTTTTCCAAATGATATGCCAGAGTCCAATACAA ATGGAAGACTATTGTGGGACTTCTTACAACAACTTCTGAATGACCCAACGCAAAGATACACAAACTATATTGCATGGAAGAACAGAGACACTGGCGTGTTTAAAATTGTTGATCCTGCTGGACTAGCCAAATTGTGGGGAATTCAAAAAAATCACCTATCCATGAACTACGACAAAATGTCCCGCGCCCTGAGATATTATTACCGTGTTAATATTTTGCGCAAAGTCCAGGGCGAAAGACACTGTTACCA GTTCTTAAGAAACCCAACAGAATtgaaaaatatcaaaaacatATCTCTACTGCGACAACAAATGAGTCCCACTCGCGTTGTACCACAAACTTTGGTAAAAACCGAAATGAAAGAAGAAAGATGTGACGAAGAAACAGTCGATGAAGAAATGCCTACAGATTTGAGTATGTCTGCATCAGAGCCTTGGCGGAAACGCGCACGCTCTGACACAGCGACCGCACCGCCGTCGTCAACGCAACATGACAAACATCGGATCAGTACGCTTATCGGAGATAACATGATAATGAAACGCGAAGTCGACTACAGTGCTGAGCATTatgccttaaatttaaaaagtgaaaaatgTGAACAGTAA